Proteins co-encoded in one Phycodurus eques isolate BA_2022a chromosome 14, UOR_Pequ_1.1, whole genome shotgun sequence genomic window:
- the LOC133412508 gene encoding ubiquitin-conjugating enzyme E2 D3-like, whose amino-acid sequence MALKRINKELHDLARDPPAQCSAGPVGDDMFHWQATIMGPSDSPYQGGVFFLTIHFPTDYPFKPPKVAFTTRIYHPNINSNGSICLDILRSQWSPALTISKVLLSICSLLCDPNPDDPLVPEIARIYKTDNSKYTKMAKEWTQKYAM is encoded by the exons ATGGCTTTGAAACGGATTAACAAG GAGCTTCACGACCTGGCTCGCGACCCACCGGCGCAGTGCTCCGCCGGCCCCGTTGGTGATGACA TGTTTCACTGGCAAGCCACAATCATGGGCCCT agTGACAGTCCATATCAGGGAGGTGTTTTCTTCTTGACTATTCATTTTCCAACAGACTATCCCTTCAAACCACCCAAG GTTGCGTTCACGACGAGAATCTACCACCCAAATATTAACAGTAACGGCAGTATCTGTCTGGACATTCTCAGATCACAGTGGTCTCCAGCACTTACCATTTCTAAAG TTCTTCTCTCCATTTGCTCGCTGCTATGCGACCCCAACCCCGACGACCCGCTAGTGCCAGAGATTGCACGAATCTACAAAACAGATAACTCCAA GTACACCAAAATGGCAAAAGAATGGacacaaaaatatgcaatgtga
- the LOC133412334 gene encoding probable carboxypeptidase X1 isoform X1 has translation MKKSASVFIVLLAATFWATGDADNNAASGTAGTTATPGLTSTARRTPTPPLPSRVTLGAEKKEKEDKEKEKLALACPPLGLESLRVDDTQIQASSFQRFGLGPHRGRLNIQSGIEDGDLYDGAWCADYKDRHQWLEVDALRLTRFTGVILQGRNTIWRRDWVQSYKVQLSNDSISWKSSMNATQEAIFEGNGDGETPVLAVLPVPAVARYIRINPQSWYPDGGICLRAEILGCRLDETQESYSSEPEARSKDKLDFRHHNYQEMRKLMKSVAEECPDITRIYTVGKSHMGLKLYVMEISDNPGKHELGEPEFRYVANMHGNEVLGRELVLNLMQYLCREYKRGNRRVVRLVAETRIHLLPSMNPDGYEVAYSKGSELAGWGEGRYTFEGIDLNHNFPDLNTIMWDAQEMAEDPSKVPNHYIPIPEYYTKEDALVASETRAVISWMQDIPFALGANLHGGELVVTYPFDGTEGWAPQARTPTADNAFFRWLATVYASTNLAMANAERRPCHYEDFQAHNNIINGGAWHNVPGSMNDFSYLHTNCFEVTVELSCDKFPHASELPAQWENNKESLVLFIEQVA, from the exons ATGAAAAAGTCCGCGTCGGTCTTCATCGTCCTCCTGGCGGCAACATTTTGGGCGACCGGCGACGCCGATAACAACGCCGCCAGCGGGACCGCCGGCACGACTGCGACCCCTGGGTTGACCTCCACGGCGAGGCGGACGCCAACGCCGCCGCTCCCCAGCAGAGTGACGCTCGGAGcggagaagaaggagaaggaagacaaggagaaggagaagctGGCGCTGG CTTGTCCTCCCCTGGGTCTGGAGTCCCTGAGGGTGGACGACACCCAAATCCAGGCGTCCTCCTTCCAGAGGTTCGGTCTGGGTCCTCACAGAGGCAGGCTGAACATCCAG TCGGGCATCGAGGACGGCGACCTGTACGACGGCGCCTGGTGCGCCGACTACAAGGACCGGCACCAGTGGCTGGAGGTGGACGCCCTGCGCCTGACCCGCTTCACCGGAGTCATCCTGCAGGGCCGCAACACCATCTGGAG ACGAGACTGGGTCCAAAGCTACAAAGTGCAGCTGAGCAACGACTCCATCAGCTGGAAGAGCAGCATGAACGCAACACAAGAAGCT ATCTTCGAAGGCAACGGCGACGGCGAGACTCCGGTGCTGGCCGTGCTTCCCGTCCCCGCGGTCGCGCGTTACATCCGCATCAACCCACAAAGTTGGTACCCCGACGGAGGCATCTGCCTCCGAGCAGAGATACTCGGATGTCGCCTCGACG AGACCCAGGAGAGCTATTCCTCAGAACCAGAAGCGAGATCGAAGGATAAGCTGGATTTCCGACACCACAACTACCAAGAGATGCGAAAG CTGATGAAGTCGGTGGCGGAGGAGTGTCCCGACATCACGCGCATCTACACCGTCGGGAAAAGCCACATGGGCCTCAAGCTCTACGTCATGGAGATCTCCGACAATCCCGGCAAGCACGAACTCG GCGAGCCAGAGTTCCGCTACGTGGCCAACATGCACGGAAACGAAGTCCTGGGTCGCGAGCTGGTTCTCAACCTGATGCAGTACCTGTGCCGCGAGTACAAGAGGGGCAACCGGCGCGTGGTCCGGCTCGTCGCCGAAACTCGGATACACCTTCTTCCTTCCATGAACCCGGACGGATACGAAGTGGCTTACAGCAAG GGCTCCGAGCTGGCCGGCTGGGGCGAGGGTCGGTACACCTTCGAAGGAATCGACCTGAATCACAATTTCCCGGACCTCAACACCATTATGTGGGACGCTCAGGAGATGGCGGAGGACCCGTCCAAAGTGCCCAACCACTACATTCCCATTCCAGAATACTACACCAAAGAGGACGCCCTG GTGGCCTCGGAGACACGCGCCGTGATCAGCTGGATGCAGGACATCCCGTTCGCGCTGGGCGCCAACCTGCACGGGGGGGAGCTGGTGGTGACGTACCCGTTCGACGGCACCGAGGGCTGGGCCCCGCAGGCCCGCACGCCCACCGCCGACAACGCCTTCTTCCGCTGGCTCGCCACCGTGTACGCCTCCACCAACCTGGCCATGGCCAATGCCGAGCGCCGCCCGTGCCACTACGAGGACTTCCAGGCGCACAACAACATCATCAACGGCGGAGCCTGGCACAACGTGCCCGGAA GTATGAATGATTTCAGCTACTTGCACACCAACTGCTTCGAGGTGACGGTGGAGCTTTCCTGCGACAAGTTCCCTCACGCCAGCGAGCTTCCTGCTCAGTGGGAGAACAACAAGGAGTCCCTCGTCCTCTTCATAGAGCAGGTCGCTTAA
- the LOC133412334 gene encoding probable carboxypeptidase X1 isoform X2 — translation MNATQEAIFEGNGDGETPVLAVLPVPAVARYIRINPQSWYPDGGICLRAEILGCRLDETQESYSSEPEARSKDKLDFRHHNYQEMRKLMKSVAEECPDITRIYTVGKSHMGLKLYVMEISDNPGKHELGEPEFRYVANMHGNEVLGRELVLNLMQYLCREYKRGNRRVVRLVAETRIHLLPSMNPDGYEVAYSKGSELAGWGEGRYTFEGIDLNHNFPDLNTIMWDAQEMAEDPSKVPNHYIPIPEYYTKEDALVASETRAVISWMQDIPFALGANLHGGELVVTYPFDGTEGWAPQARTPTADNAFFRWLATVYASTNLAMANAERRPCHYEDFQAHNNIINGGAWHNVPGSMNDFSYLHTNCFEVTVELSCDKFPHASELPAQWENNKESLVLFIEQVHRGLKGVVRDKESKKGIEDAVIRVEDHGHDIRSAADGDYWRLLNPGDYKVAAWAEGYVPAVRHCRVGTEARATVCDFTLTQTPARRLKGIRAKGGKIPQDLQLRLRALRLRKLRASTKAINQRREGQRMQREQPRKARSSSLRLRGFGI, via the exons ATGAACGCAACACAAGAAGCT ATCTTCGAAGGCAACGGCGACGGCGAGACTCCGGTGCTGGCCGTGCTTCCCGTCCCCGCGGTCGCGCGTTACATCCGCATCAACCCACAAAGTTGGTACCCCGACGGAGGCATCTGCCTCCGAGCAGAGATACTCGGATGTCGCCTCGACG AGACCCAGGAGAGCTATTCCTCAGAACCAGAAGCGAGATCGAAGGATAAGCTGGATTTCCGACACCACAACTACCAAGAGATGCGAAAG CTGATGAAGTCGGTGGCGGAGGAGTGTCCCGACATCACGCGCATCTACACCGTCGGGAAAAGCCACATGGGCCTCAAGCTCTACGTCATGGAGATCTCCGACAATCCCGGCAAGCACGAACTCG GCGAGCCAGAGTTCCGCTACGTGGCCAACATGCACGGAAACGAAGTCCTGGGTCGCGAGCTGGTTCTCAACCTGATGCAGTACCTGTGCCGCGAGTACAAGAGGGGCAACCGGCGCGTGGTCCGGCTCGTCGCCGAAACTCGGATACACCTTCTTCCTTCCATGAACCCGGACGGATACGAAGTGGCTTACAGCAAG GGCTCCGAGCTGGCCGGCTGGGGCGAGGGTCGGTACACCTTCGAAGGAATCGACCTGAATCACAATTTCCCGGACCTCAACACCATTATGTGGGACGCTCAGGAGATGGCGGAGGACCCGTCCAAAGTGCCCAACCACTACATTCCCATTCCAGAATACTACACCAAAGAGGACGCCCTG GTGGCCTCGGAGACACGCGCCGTGATCAGCTGGATGCAGGACATCCCGTTCGCGCTGGGCGCCAACCTGCACGGGGGGGAGCTGGTGGTGACGTACCCGTTCGACGGCACCGAGGGCTGGGCCCCGCAGGCCCGCACGCCCACCGCCGACAACGCCTTCTTCCGCTGGCTCGCCACCGTGTACGCCTCCACCAACCTGGCCATGGCCAATGCCGAGCGCCGCCCGTGCCACTACGAGGACTTCCAGGCGCACAACAACATCATCAACGGCGGAGCCTGGCACAACGTGCCCGGAA GTATGAATGATTTCAGCTACTTGCACACCAACTGCTTCGAGGTGACGGTGGAGCTTTCCTGCGACAAGTTCCCTCACGCCAGCGAGCTTCCTGCTCAGTGGGAGAACAACAAGGAGTCCCTCGTCCTCTTCATAGAGCAG GTTCACCGAGGCCTTAAAGGGGTGGTGCGGGACAAAGAGAGCAAGAAAGGAATCGAGGACGCCGTGATCAGGGTGGAGGACCACGGGCACGACATCCGATCAG CCGCCGACGGAGACTACTGGCGCCTGCTGAACCCGGGCGACTACAAGGTGGCGGCGTGGGCCGAGGGCTACGTGCCGGCCGTGCGCCACTGCCGCGTGGGCACGGAGGCCCGCGCCACCGTCTGCGACTTCACCCTGACGCAGACGCCCGCGCGGAGGCTCAAGGGGATCCGGGCCAAGGGCGGCAAGATCCCGCAGGACCTGCAGCTGCGCCTGCGGGCGCTGCGTCTGCGCAAGCTGCGCGCCAGCACCAAGGCCATCAACCAACGGCGAGAGGGCCAGCGGATGCAGCGAGAGCAGCCCAGGAAGGCGCGATCCTCCTCCTTGAGATTACGAGGATTCGGGatttaa
- the zmp:0000000662 gene encoding RING finger protein 145, producing the protein MPRLEELANVALRVPSILALDLLYKYDIVGLTEHLRAKNEHMFCKYRWVICDMFYIGHLLIMLLLLLPLRHIVSVYLHVLVAMLLFVGHQRSKEYVLEELLACRQGALSFDRNAFKRFVWALTCQIILSTLCAFLMKTRKVWLFSAPVLPLLARLGGPPPPELLAVSGFATTLTEVAVGLFLLFGLYRLTEAALSLKLEVMALTRLLAVGISLWTQFAVPVLFSVFWLVLFAVHLCSNVVSGAASSAAHQGVLFFLLTGVSECCATPYSLLGLTFVVSYSALGLLNLCKVFLGGYDGVHNDNVMQRGVTEGVTLLLLALQTGLLGMQSMQRTFLLSIILFIVATSTLQSMGELTHPVVLALAASRNRSVCKHLRGLSMCLLLLVFPVFMAYKISQFFHMDFWLLILVAGCMLTSLQVTGTLFIYSLFMVELFRSEPMENLDEVIYWVNAVSRVLEFVVALCVVAYGAWESLLGEWSWMGASVIIIHSYCNVWLRAQSGWRSFLLRLEAVKKINSLPRATPQQLRRHNDVCAICFLEMKSAVVTSCDHLFHANCLSKWLHVQGTCPMCHQTIPAHPPTRHGPETDAGAPLEEAVDLEEEDVNSEEDPDDGPDEEIVI; encoded by the exons ATGCCTCGACTGGAAGAGCTGGCAAACGTGGCCCTGAGGGTGCCCAGCATCCTCGCGCTGGACCTGCTGTACAAGTATGACATTGTGGGCTTAACGGAGCACCTCAGGGCCAAAAACGAACACATGTTCTGCAAGTACCGATGGGTCATCTGCGACATGTTCTACATTG GTCACCTGTTGATcatgctgttgctgctgctgcctctGAGACACATCGTGAGCGTCTACCTCCACGTTCTCGTCGCCATGCTTCTCTTCGTGGGACACCAACGCTCAAA GGAATACGTCCTGGAGGAGCTGCTGGCCTGCCGCCAGGGGGCGCTCTCCTTCGACCGCAATGCCTTCAAAAGATTCGTTTGGGCCCTCACAT GTCAGATCATCCTGAGCACGCTGTGCGCTTTCCTGATGAAAACGCGGAAGGTGTGGCTCTTCTCGGCGCCCGTGCTCCCCCTGCTGGCCCGCCTCGGCGGCCCCCCTCCGCCCGAGCTTCTCGCCGTCTCCGGCTTCGCCACGACGCTCACCGAGGTCGCCGTCGGCCTCTTCCTGCTCTTTGGGCTCTACCGCCTCACCGAGGCGGCGCTGTCGCTCAAGCTGGAG GTGATGGCACTGACCCGCCTGCTGGCGGTGGGTATCTCCCTGTGGACCCAGTTTGCCGTGCCGGTCCTCTTTAGCGTCTTCTGGTTGGTCCTCTTCGCAGTCCACCTGTGCTCCAACGTTGTGTCCGGCGCCGCCTCGTCCGCCGCCCATCAGGGTGTCCTGTTCTTCCTTCTCACTGG TGTTTCCGAATGCTGTGCCACGCCGTACTCCCTGTTGGGTCTGACGTTCGTGGTGTCCTACTCGGCTCTGGGCCTGCTCAACCTCTGCAAGGTGTTCCTGGGGGGCTACGACGGCGTGCACAACGACAACGTCATGCAAAG GGGGGTGACGGAAGGCGTGACGCTGCTGCTGCTCGCCCTGCAGACGGGCCTGCTGGGCATGCAGAGCATGCAGCGCACCTTCCTGCTCAGCATCATCCTCTTCATCGTGGCCACGTCCACGCTGCAGTCCATGGGCGAGCTCACCCACCCGGTCGTCCTCGCCCTGGCCGCCTCCCGCAACAG GAGCGTGTGTAAGCACCTGCGTGGGCTCAGCATGTGTCTTCTTCTCCTGGTCTTCCCAGTGTTCATGGCGTATAAGATTTCACAGTTCTTCCACATGGACTTCTGGCTCCTCATTTTGGTGGCTGGTTGCATGCTCACCTCCCTCCAG GTTACGGGCACGCTGTTCATCTACTCCCTCTTCATGGTGGAGCTGTTCCGCAGCGAGCCCATGGAGAACCTGGACGAGGTGATCTATTGGGTGAACGCCGTTAGCCGGGTGTTGGAGTTCGTGGTGGCGCTGTGCGTGGTGGCGTACGGCGCATGGGAGTCACTGTTGGGCGAGTGGAGCTGGATGGGCGCCTCGGTCATCATCATCCACTCGTACTGCAACGTGTGGCTGCGGGCGCAGTCGGGTTGGCGCAGCTTCCTGCTCCGGCTGGAGGCGGTCAAGAAGATCAACTCGCTGCCTCGCGCCACGCCGCAGCAGCTGAGGCGGCACAACGACGTCTGCGCCATCTGCTTCCTG GAGATGAAGTCTGCAGTGGTCACGTCCTGCGACCACTTGTTCCACGCCAACTGCCTGAGCAAGTGGCTCCACGTGCAGGGGACGTGCCCCATGTGCCACCAGACAATCCCGGCTCATCCGCCCACCCGGCACGGCCCGGAGACGGACGCCGGCGCCCCTTTGGAGGAAGCCGTTGACTTGGAGGAGGAAGACGTCAACTCGGAGGAGGATCCCGATGACGGTCCAGACGAGGAGATAGTTATTtga